From Neisseria cinerea:
GCTCGGCACGCCCGACATCTTGCTGATGCTGTCGCAAGAGTTGGCGGTTATCGACAATTTAAGCGGTAAAATCCACCTCATCGTTTACGCCGATCCCTCGCAGCCCGACGGCTACGAACGCGCCCGCGAACGCCTCGAAGACATCCGCACCCAGTTGCGCCAAAGCTGCGCCATCCCGCTCTCGCTCGGCAGCAAACACACTGAAGCCGTCAGCGAGTTCGGCGAAGAGCCGTTCAAAGCCTGCGTCCACAAAATCAAAGACTACATCTTCGCAGGCGACTGCATGCAGGTCGTCCCCAGCCAGCGCATGAGCATGAAATTTACCGACAATCCGCTCGCCCTCTACCGCGCCCTGCGCACATTAAACCCATCGCCGTATATGTTCTACTACAATTTCGGCGATTTCCACATCGTCGGTTCCTCGCCTGAAATCCTCGTCCGCCGCGAACGCGACGACGTCATCGTCCGCCCCATCGCCGGCACGCGCTTGCGCGGCAAAACCCCCGCCGAAGACCTTGCCAACGAGCAAGATTTATTAAGCGACGCCAAAGAAATCGCCGAACACGTCATGCTTATCGATTTAGGACGCAACGACGTCGGCCGCATCAGCAAAACAGGCGAAGTTAAAGTAACCGACAAAATGGTGATTGAAAAATACTCCCATGTGATGCACATCGTTTCCAACGTCGAAGGCCGTCTGAAAGAGGACGTTACCAACATGGACATCCTCGCCGCTACCTTCCCCGCCGGCACACTTTCAGGTGCACCCAAAGTCCGCGCCATGGAAATCATCGAAGAAGTCGAACCGAGCAAACGCGGCATCTACGGCGGCGCCGTCGGCGTATGGGGTTTCAACAACGACATGGATTTAGCAATTGCCATCCGCACCGCCGTAGTGAAAAACAACACGCTATACGTCCAAAGCGGCGCAGGCATCGTCGCCGACTCCGACCCGACCTCCGAATGGCAGGAAACGCAGAATAAAGCCCGAGCAGTGGTTCGGGCAGCGCAGATGGTGCAGGAAGGGTTGGATAGGTAAACTTGGCGTTTTTAGACAGCCTTTAAGGAATCAACAGGCCGTCTGAAAATCCAAACAATAAGCAGCAATCGTTTGATTAAAACAACTACCTTTACCGCGTCATTCCCACGCAAGCGGGAATCCAGAAATTTGAAATGACGGGAATCTCTAAATATTTCTGAAAGATTGAGACCTAAATTCCCGCCTGCAAAGGAATGACGGATTAACGGTTTCAGACAACCTGAAATAAACAG
This genomic window contains:
- the trpE gene encoding anthranilate synthase component I — protein: MISKQEYQAQAAQGYNRIPLVQELLADLDTPLSLYLKLANRPYTYLLESVVGGERFGRYSFIGLPCSHYLKASGKHVDVYQNGEIVEQHDDNPLPFIEAFHNRFKTPEIPSLPRFTGGLVGYFGYETIYNFEHFAHRLKNSAKADTLGTPDILLMLSQELAVIDNLSGKIHLIVYADPSQPDGYERARERLEDIRTQLRQSCAIPLSLGSKHTEAVSEFGEEPFKACVHKIKDYIFAGDCMQVVPSQRMSMKFTDNPLALYRALRTLNPSPYMFYYNFGDFHIVGSSPEILVRRERDDVIVRPIAGTRLRGKTPAEDLANEQDLLSDAKEIAEHVMLIDLGRNDVGRISKTGEVKVTDKMVIEKYSHVMHIVSNVEGRLKEDVTNMDILAATFPAGTLSGAPKVRAMEIIEEVEPSKRGIYGGAVGVWGFNNDMDLAIAIRTAVVKNNTLYVQSGAGIVADSDPTSEWQETQNKARAVVRAAQMVQEGLDR